The genome window ATCAATCAAATAATCAAGATTCTTTATCTAGTAGTATATCAAGCGATAAGAATGTAAAAATTCATTTTATTAACACTGGAAATAGTGATGCAATATTAATTCAAGATGGCAAAACTTTTACATTGATAGATGGGGGAGATAACGACGATGAGAATTTAATGGTAGACTATCTAAATAATCAAGGTGTAAAAGATATTAAATATCTTATAGCTACCCATTCTCATGCAGACCATTTAGGTGGACTTGATTCTGTTGTCAAAAACTTCAATATAGAAAATGTTTTTGTATCGAACGGCTCAGCAGAAACAAAGAGTTATAGAGATTTTATAAATGCTTTGGCAAATAAAGATTTATCTCCAAGTGTACCACTTGAAAATAATAAGTTTTATTTAGAAGATTCTTATTTTGAAGTTTTAAATACAAATGGAGGAGATACTACTAATGAGCAATCTCTAGTCCTTGTATATACTAATGGGAATGATAAAGTTTTATTTACAGGTGATGCTGAAGAAGGCACTGAAAAAGAAATACTACCGAAACTTGGTAAAGTAGACCTTTTAAAAGTAGCTCATCATGGTTCTCGTAGCAGTTCATCTCAAGAGTTTTTGAATAAAGTAGACCCTGAATATGCAGTTCTTTTAGTAGGCAAGGGCAATTCATATGGTCATCCACACCAGGAGACAATGAATAAATTAGAAAAAATGGGAGTAAAAGTACATAGAAGCGATGAATGTTCAGATATAATATTTGAATCAACAGGTGATGGAGTATTTACAAGTTGTGAAGATGGAAGTTATAACAAAGGTGTTAGGGAAGATGGAAACTATGGAAAATCAAACAGTAATACAAGTAAAAATGATTCTTTTAAAAATAAACAAAATACATCCAATTCAGAAGAAATAGTGTATTTTACTCCAAAAGGTAAGAGTTATCACTCTACAAAAAATTGTAGTGGGCTTTCAAGAAGTAAAAAAATATTATCAGGCACAATTGCAGAAAGTAAGAAAAATGACCCATGTGATATATGTTATGGAAAATAACAAAAAAACAACCAATTTATCTATAAAGCTTCTGAACTTTAAATCATTTAAAAAATAAAATAAATACATAAAAAAATAAGCTATAATCAATAGATAACACATTTTATCTATACGAATAGCTTATTTTTTTATGTATTTTTTAATAGCTATTTAATAACTCTAAATACACCAGTTACAATACCTACAATTTCAACTTCTGAGTCATTGAGCATAATTGGTTCCATAAAATCATTTTCTGGCTGAAGTCTTATTAAATTTCCTTCTTTAAAAAACCTCTTAACTGTAGCAGATTCACCATTTATAAGTGCAACTACTATCTGAGAATTTAAGGCTGTATTTTTTTTGTCTACTACAACGTAATCTTCATCTAAAATTCCTGCATTAATCATACTTTCGCCTTTTACTCTTAATACAAAATTATTACTGCCCTTTACTAAACTGGCAGGGAATGGAATGTATTCCTCTATGTTTTGTTGAGCTAAAATGGGTTCTCCAGCTGTTATTTGACCTACTAAAGGGAGTTCTATTATTTCTTGATTAGCTCCAGAAACATCATTTACTTTACTACGTTCTAAAACTTCAATAGCTCTTGGTTTAGTAGGGTCCTTTCTTATGTATCCCAGTTTTTCAAGTTTATTTAGATGAGAGTGCACAGTTGAAGTAGATCTTAATCCTACAGCAGTACATATTTCTCTTACAGCAGGTGGATAACCTTTTAATGTGATTTGAGACTTTATAAATTCCAATATCAAGACTTGCTTTTCAGTTAGATCTAAATACATAACATCACTCATTTCCAAACATATTTTGTTTTTATTTCCATACACTTTATATTTTTAATTATAACATAATCCATTTATATCTGCAAACATTTGTTCCTAATTTTTAATCGTCCTCAATCCATTCAAAATTCTTAACTATATCACGTTTTACGTTTTTCTTATGAGCTGCATAAAGCTGAGTAGTTGTGACATTATCGTGGTCAAGTAAGTTTTGAACATCATATATAGAAAATCCTGTTTGGATTAGAGAAGTCGCAGCTGTTGCTCTTAGTTTGTGAGGACTATATCCATTATTTCTAGTAGTATCAAGTGGAATAGATGTATATTTTTTTACTAGTGTTCTTATAGCTTTTGCTGTAATTCTCTTATTTTGAAGAGATAAAAATAAAGCATCTTTTTCCTCATCATTTAATAAATCATCCCTTGTTCTTTCGTTTTGCAAATAGTCTTTTATTACATGTTCACAAGTATGATTTATAGGCATTAAAACTTCTTTTCCACGCTTTCTATATATTTTAAATTCACCTCTTGAAAAATTGAAAGAGGAGATATTGAGTTCTCTAAGTTCATTTAATCTAAGCCCATATGTAACAAATAAGGCCAATATAGCTTTATCACGTAACTTAGTTTTTCTCCAGTATACCTTTTCTTTTTCTGTAAGACCTTCACCTGTTTCTACTGATTCAAGCATCTTAGCAACTTCATCTATCTCAAGGCGCTTAATAGCATCTGGCTGGGGTTTAGGAAGCTTTATTGGATTGAACCCATCAGTTATATTATTATCTATTTGAGAGTTTCTGTATAAGAATTTAAATAGAGTAGAGATGGATGATTTTTTTCTTGCCAAAGCTCTATTGTTATTTTCAAAAATTAATGTATTTTTTTCTGTATTTTTATAATATCTACTACAATAGTCACCTAAGAATAAATTTATATCTCTTGATTTTATTTTATTAAAATCATCTTCTGTAATATCTTTTATACAATCTGCATTTGTTAATTCTTTGGTTTCAATCAAATATGAGCAGAAAAAATTTATGTCTTCTAAATAAGCAAGTCGTGTGGAAACTGCAACAGAACCTTTTAGATATATAAAATAGTCCTTCATAAACACGGGAAGTTTATTTTCCAAAAGTAGACATTTTTCTATGAGTTCATTTTCTTTGATGACAATATTGTCAGGTTTATCTGATTTATTATGTACTTTTATAATTTTCTTATCATTATTCAAAATTAAACCTCCTAAAACTAAAATATAAATCTTTTATATTATTTTTTGATATTTATACCAAGTGAGTATAAATATTTAATTTAATCATTTTTTACATTTTTTACATTTTTAAGAGATTAGCAGTGCTTTAGATGAAATTATAACTAACTATTCCCTAAATCCACATTTAAAGACTAGTTTAATTTAAGTACTCTTTTTTTATTTCTCAATATATTTATAGAAATATTTTAAAATATATTGAGAAATTTTTTATGCTCTACTAAAATCTTTTTTATATAATATTTTTATATGTTTCTAACGAAACCAAATATTAGTAAAATATGTATTTATTTAACTAAAGTTTTTAAATGGGCTGACTAAGCTTAAAATATAGGATATTATGAGAGTTACTATTGAAAAAATAAACCCTATTGCCATAAAGAAACTTATAAATATGTTATACTTAACTATTAAACTGGATATATTCAAGTTATCAAATCCAAATAAGTATGTAATTGAACTTATTACAAAAATAACTATAACTATAAAGCTCAGACCATTTAAGCTATTTTTTAAATCAGCACTACTAAGTGACATATGTGTAGATATAGAATACATTAAAAACATAAATATAAAATACTTCAATGAATATACACTAGGTGTTAACAACATTATTCTTATAAAATTGGAAATATCACCTAAAATAATGTGTATAAAACCATTTATATTTAAATTATTAATCATACTTACATATAACTTTAAATCTATATTTTGAGTCACTTTCATATAACTATCTGGCAGTAATATCTTAAAAATTAAAATAATCATTATTGTTCCACCTATAATAGGTGCAATTCCTATAAAGAAATTTCCTATACTTTGATAAAGATTATCTTTTTTATAGCTATGACTTACATATCCTAGTATACCATCATTTTTACTTTCTATTGGTCTGAAAAACTTAACTGAATTTATTTTATGCATGAAAATCAAACACATTCTGAACCTCCCATGACTAAAGTCACAAGGTTCCTGCTTCATAGAATTTTGCATACTAAAATATGTATTCTCCACAGGCTATCCCCGTAGTTCCTACGGTTCTTACATACGTTATTTATTTTGAATTGTTATTAGTCTTAATCCTTCTTTTAATATATTTATACTTGCATTTATATCTCTATCGTGAGTTTCATTACAACTAGGACAAATCCATTCTCTTATATTTAAGTTCTTAACTTCCTCGTTTTTATACCCACATTTATTGCATATTTGTGAACTTGCAAAGAATTTGCCTACTTTTACAATTTTTCTACCATACCAATTAGCCTTGTATTCTAATTGACGAACAAATTCTGACCATGATACATCAGAAATTAAGCGAGATAGTTTATGATTTCTAATCATATCCTCTGTAAATCTTCTATGCAAATAATATCATTCTCTTTTATTAATTTAGTAGATAGTTTTTGTAGAAAATCATTTCTTTGATTAGCTATATGTTCTTGAAGTCTTGCAACTTTTAATCTTGCTTTATTTCTATTTAAACTACCGATTGTCTTTCTCGATAATTCTCTTTGTAATTTAGCAAGTTTGTTTAATGACTTCTTAAGATACTTAGGATTTTCTATAAATTCTCCACAACTTGAGATACAAAATTCTTTAATTCCTAAATCTAAACCTATATGATTATTAGTATTTTCAAATGCTTCAATATCTACATCAGTACAACATAATGATACATAATATCTACCACTTGGTTCTTTAGATATAGTAGCATTAAGTATTCTACCTTTAGGTACTTGTTTATCCCTTATCTTAACCATA of Clostridioides sp. ES-S-0054-01 contains these proteins:
- a CDS encoding MBL fold metallo-hydrolase → MIERSIKNKKNSKIKALILLLIVFTSIYLTGCATSNNGNNQSNNQDSLSSSISSDKNVKIHFINTGNSDAILIQDGKTFTLIDGGDNDDENLMVDYLNNQGVKDIKYLIATHSHADHLGGLDSVVKNFNIENVFVSNGSAETKSYRDFINALANKDLSPSVPLENNKFYLEDSYFEVLNTNGGDTTNEQSLVLVYTNGNDKVLFTGDAEEGTEKEILPKLGKVDLLKVAHHGSRSSSSQEFLNKVDPEYAVLLVGKGNSYGHPHQETMNKLEKMGVKVHRSDECSDIIFESTGDGVFTSCEDGSYNKGVREDGNYGKSNSNTSKNDSFKNKQNTSNSEEIVYFTPKGKSYHSTKNCSGLSRSKKILSGTIAESKKNDPCDICYGK
- the lexA gene encoding transcriptional repressor LexA, translated to MYLDLTEKQVLILEFIKSQITLKGYPPAVREICTAVGLRSTSTVHSHLNKLEKLGYIRKDPTKPRAIEVLERSKVNDVSGANQEIIELPLVGQITAGEPILAQQNIEEYIPFPASLVKGSNNFVLRVKGESMINAGILDEDYVVVDKKNTALNSQIVVALINGESATVKRFFKEGNLIRLQPENDFMEPIMLNDSEVEIVGIVTGVFRVIK
- a CDS encoding tyrosine-type recombinase/integrase, with the protein product MNNDKKIIKVHNKSDKPDNIVIKENELIEKCLLLENKLPVFMKDYFIYLKGSVAVSTRLAYLEDINFFCSYLIETKELTNADCIKDITEDDFNKIKSRDINLFLGDYCSRYYKNTEKNTLIFENNNRALARKKSSISTLFKFLYRNSQIDNNITDGFNPIKLPKPQPDAIKRLEIDEVAKMLESVETGEGLTEKEKVYWRKTKLRDKAILALFVTYGLRLNELRELNISSFNFSRGEFKIYRKRGKEVLMPINHTCEHVIKDYLQNERTRDDLLNDEEKDALFLSLQNKRITAKAIRTLVKKYTSIPLDTTRNNGYSPHKLRATAATSLIQTGFSIYDVQNLLDHDNVTTTQLYAAHKKNVKRDIVKNFEWIEDD